A window of Pseudomonas mucidolens contains these coding sequences:
- a CDS encoding PA0069 family radical SAM protein — MPSSLAPRGRGTGTNLHNRFAPTVSVAEDDGWHQEVPPTQSTEVRLEMAKTIITRNTSPDLPFDRSINPYRGCEHGCIYCYARPSHAYWDMSPGLDFETRLIAKSNAAEVLERQLSKPGYVCAPINLGANTDPYQPIEREHTITRQTLEVLLRYRHPVTIITKGSLILRDLDLLTELARQRLVAVMISLTSLDDELKRILEPRAAAPKARLRAIRVMREAGIPVGVLCSPMIPMINDSELESLLAEAHAAGAQSAAYMMLRLPLEVAPLFEEWLAAHYPQRAAHVMSLVRQVRGGEVYDSRFGIRMRGEGPFADLLAQRFAKAIKRLGLNRREGFNLDCTAFCPPGRQLALL; from the coding sequence ATGCCCTCGTCTCTTGCGCCACGCGGCCGTGGCACCGGCACCAACCTGCACAACCGCTTTGCGCCGACTGTCAGCGTGGCCGAGGACGACGGCTGGCATCAGGAGGTCCCGCCGACCCAGAGCACCGAAGTGCGCCTTGAGATGGCGAAGACCATCATCACCCGCAACACCTCGCCCGACCTGCCGTTTGACCGCTCCATCAACCCCTATCGAGGCTGCGAGCACGGTTGCATTTATTGCTACGCAAGACCCAGCCACGCCTATTGGGACATGTCTCCTGGCCTGGATTTCGAAACCCGCTTGATCGCCAAGAGCAACGCCGCTGAGGTCCTGGAACGGCAACTGTCCAAGCCGGGTTATGTGTGTGCACCAATCAACCTGGGTGCCAACACGGATCCGTATCAGCCCATCGAGCGGGAGCACACGATCACCCGGCAAACCCTGGAAGTGCTGCTGCGCTACCGTCATCCGGTGACGATTATTACCAAGGGTTCGCTGATCCTGCGCGATCTTGATCTGCTGACGGAACTGGCTCGACAGCGTCTGGTGGCGGTGATGATCAGCCTTACCAGCCTGGACGATGAGCTCAAGCGCATTCTGGAACCCCGGGCGGCAGCGCCCAAGGCCAGGTTGCGGGCCATTCGGGTGATGCGTGAAGCGGGGATCCCGGTGGGCGTGCTGTGTTCGCCGATGATCCCGATGATCAACGACAGCGAGTTGGAAAGCCTGCTGGCCGAGGCCCACGCCGCTGGTGCGCAGAGCGCGGCCTACATGATGTTGCGCCTGCCACTTGAAGTGGCGCCGCTGTTCGAGGAATGGCTGGCGGCCCATTATCCGCAACGCGCGGCCCATGTGATGAGTCTGGTGCGCCAGGTGCGCGGTGGTGAGGTGTATGACAGTCGTTTCGGTATACGCATGCGGGGTGAAGGGCCATTCGCCGATCTGCTGGCGCAACGCTTTGCCAAGGCGATCAAACGTTTGGGGCTTAATCGTCGGGAAGGTTTTAACCTGGATTGCACGGCGTTTTGTCCCCCTGGCAGGCAGCTGGCATTGTTGTAG